The proteins below come from a single Comamonas antarctica genomic window:
- the pyrF gene encoding orotidine-5'-phosphate decarboxylase yields MTFLDMLRNAGSQNQSMLCVGLDPEPNRFPAAMQGDASKIFDFCAAIVDATADLVNSFKPQIAYFAAHRAEDQLERLMAHMRAVAPHVPVILDAKRGDIGSTAEQYAKEAFERYGADAVTLSPFMGFDSVAPYLKYEGKGAFLLCRTSNPGGDDLQARTLADVPGSPKVFEHVAALAQGPWNLNGQLGLVVGATRPHEIERVREIAPTLPLLIPGVGAQGGDAVATVKAGLRAHGSIIVNSSRAILYASSGADFAQAARAQAEATRETLQQAAREAQR; encoded by the coding sequence ATGACTTTCCTCGACATGCTGCGCAACGCCGGCTCGCAAAACCAATCCATGCTGTGCGTGGGCCTCGACCCCGAACCCAACCGCTTTCCCGCGGCCATGCAGGGCGATGCCTCGAAGATCTTCGATTTCTGCGCCGCCATCGTCGATGCCACCGCCGATCTGGTGAACTCGTTCAAGCCGCAGATCGCCTATTTCGCGGCGCACCGCGCCGAAGACCAGCTCGAGCGCCTGATGGCCCACATGCGCGCCGTGGCACCGCACGTGCCGGTGATTCTCGACGCCAAGCGCGGCGACATCGGCTCGACGGCCGAGCAGTACGCCAAGGAAGCCTTCGAGCGCTATGGCGCCGATGCCGTGACGCTGTCGCCGTTCATGGGCTTCGATTCCGTCGCGCCCTATCTGAAGTACGAAGGCAAGGGCGCCTTCCTGCTGTGCCGCACCTCCAACCCGGGCGGCGACGACCTGCAGGCGCGCACGCTGGCCGATGTGCCGGGCAGCCCCAAGGTGTTCGAGCATGTGGCCGCGCTGGCGCAAGGCCCGTGGAACCTCAACGGCCAGCTGGGCCTGGTGGTGGGCGCGACGCGCCCGCACGAGATCGAGCGCGTGCGCGAGATCGCCCCTACGCTGCCGCTGCTGATTCCGGGCGTGGGCGCGCAGGGCGGCGATGCCGTGGCCACGGTCAAGGCCGGGCTGCGCGCGCACGGCAGCATCATCGTCAACTCGTCGCGCGCGATTCTCTACGCGTCGTCCGGCGCCGACTTTGCCCAGGCCGCGCGCGCGCAGGCCGAAGCGACGCGCGAGACCTTGCAGCAAGCGGCGCGCGAAGCGCAACGCTGA
- a CDS encoding glycerophosphodiester phosphodiesterase family protein: MNQSKTVAAALLAISLAACGGDNNHASPAPTDPTTPTLPTPETPAPETPTPETPTPEEPTPETPAPVAEVYIDESFDGLTALPAGWSAPAGNRGTVSVRDGSLIIDGRAHSSEMTAVVLPASLQALSNYRIDAQFTIESPNNATRWASVMYRTSGADNARPYDPYYQFAVRVTATASNGTEFAQRKNGQWLVTGTKAFSENIDPAKTYTATVIVHGNRVRQYLDNMLTHDMTLDEAMAKGGVGLQTTGAIMRVDSIKVTQQLTALPDVSKVIAVQDTGTPASMAPTLVQPMSAQTQLAGSGASNALFVIDSSLNLRSESGESLASLAHYFAQADRNTIPVLRIADSATVTALAQFARSNNDLGDVTLLSDNVELLASARRAIPAVRTAVDFSGVSILGNTTQDILQVVSATNRAKAKIAVLPAAMTNRTTVAHLQRLLLTPWAKSTATTPAAAAEVLTTGVNGVIAANAGVYSAVLKQLPANTLLRKPLVTGHRGMPGTTDENTLEGARAAVAAGADAVENDIYMTTDRHLVIMHDDTVTRTTNGTGRIEDMTLAQVKQLKTKPSGLSVPTLQEFFAEFKGRNVSHFIELKSTTAGIVPLLKEELEKAGVRDQVVAISFSGDQLNRMAETLPEISTGFLNSSADAGDVAVNLRNILNGTQLYSSTYNPSFAGLTQATMEAGKHRGTTFWPWTINTENDFYRFYSYGTHGITTDHAYWAKDFPVAISTAATASATIGSPFAAAVDLTTQVGTLSSAFSNQMVVLDGSPAHTVGSDGRVTFTAAGTATVLPGYTHKMGTGTYSYTIFAKPMTVQVGAQ, translated from the coding sequence ATGAATCAATCGAAGACGGTGGCCGCGGCCCTTCTGGCCATCAGCCTGGCAGCTTGCGGCGGCGACAACAACCACGCCAGCCCGGCCCCGACCGATCCCACCACGCCCACGCTGCCGACGCCCGAGACCCCCGCACCCGAAACTCCGACGCCCGAAACGCCCACGCCCGAGGAGCCCACGCCCGAGACCCCCGCGCCCGTGGCCGAGGTCTACATCGACGAAAGCTTCGATGGCCTTACGGCACTGCCCGCGGGCTGGAGCGCGCCGGCCGGCAACCGCGGCACGGTGTCCGTGCGCGACGGCAGCCTGATCATCGACGGCCGCGCCCACAGCAGCGAGATGACGGCGGTGGTGCTGCCGGCGTCCCTGCAGGCGCTGAGCAACTACCGCATCGACGCGCAGTTCACCATCGAGTCGCCCAACAACGCCACGCGCTGGGCCAGCGTGATGTACCGCACCTCGGGCGCGGACAACGCGCGGCCCTACGACCCCTATTACCAGTTCGCGGTGCGCGTCACCGCCACGGCCAGCAATGGCACGGAGTTCGCGCAGCGCAAGAACGGCCAGTGGCTGGTCACGGGCACCAAGGCCTTCAGCGAGAACATCGACCCGGCCAAGACCTATACCGCCACGGTGATCGTCCACGGCAACCGCGTGCGCCAGTACCTGGACAACATGCTGACGCATGACATGACGCTGGACGAAGCCATGGCCAAGGGCGGCGTCGGCCTGCAGACCACGGGCGCGATCATGCGCGTCGACAGCATCAAGGTCACGCAGCAGCTGACGGCGCTGCCCGACGTGAGCAAGGTGATTGCCGTGCAGGACACGGGCACGCCGGCCTCGATGGCGCCGACGCTGGTGCAGCCGATGTCGGCGCAGACGCAGCTGGCAGGCAGCGGCGCGAGCAACGCGCTGTTCGTCATCGACAGCAGCCTGAACCTGCGCAGCGAAAGCGGTGAAAGCCTGGCTTCGCTTGCGCATTACTTCGCCCAGGCCGACCGCAACACCATTCCGGTGCTGCGCATTGCCGACAGCGCCACCGTGACCGCGCTGGCCCAGTTCGCGCGCAGCAACAACGACCTGGGCGATGTGACCCTGCTGTCGGACAACGTCGAGCTGCTGGCCAGCGCGCGCCGCGCCATTCCCGCGGTGCGCACCGCGGTGGACTTCTCGGGCGTCTCCATCCTGGGCAACACCACACAGGACATCCTGCAGGTGGTCAGCGCCACCAACCGCGCCAAGGCCAAGATCGCGGTGCTGCCCGCCGCCATGACCAACCGCACGACGGTCGCCCACCTGCAGCGCCTGCTGCTCACGCCCTGGGCGAAGTCGACGGCCACCACGCCGGCCGCGGCCGCCGAAGTGCTGACCACGGGTGTCAATGGCGTGATCGCGGCCAACGCCGGCGTCTACAGCGCGGTGCTCAAGCAGCTGCCGGCTAACACGCTGCTGCGCAAGCCGCTGGTCACGGGCCACCGCGGCATGCCCGGCACGACCGACGAGAACACGCTCGAGGGCGCGCGCGCGGCCGTGGCTGCCGGGGCCGATGCGGTCGAGAACGACATCTACATGACCACCGACCGGCATCTGGTCATCATGCATGACGACACCGTCACGCGCACCACCAACGGCACGGGCCGCATCGAGGACATGACGCTGGCCCAGGTCAAGCAGCTCAAGACCAAGCCCAGCGGCCTCTCGGTGCCCACGCTGCAGGAGTTCTTCGCGGAGTTCAAGGGCCGCAACGTGAGCCATTTCATCGAGCTCAAGAGCACCACCGCGGGCATCGTGCCGCTGCTCAAGGAAGAACTCGAGAAGGCCGGCGTCAGGGACCAGGTGGTGGCGATCTCGTTCAGCGGCGACCAGCTCAACCGCATGGCCGAGACCCTGCCCGAGATCAGCACCGGTTTCCTCAACAGCTCGGCCGATGCCGGCGATGTGGCGGTCAACCTGCGCAACATCCTCAATGGCACGCAGCTCTACTCGTCGACCTACAACCCCTCGTTCGCTGGCCTGACCCAGGCCACGATGGAAGCCGGCAAGCACCGCGGCACCACCTTCTGGCCCTGGACCATCAACACCGAGAACGACTTCTACCGCTTCTACAGCTACGGCACGCACGGCATCACCACCGACCACGCGTACTGGGCCAAGGACTTCCCGGTGGCCATCAGCACGGCGGCCACGGCCAGCGCCACGATCGGCAGCCCGTTTGCCGCCGCGGTCGACCTCACCACCCAGGTCGGTACGCTCAGTTCGGCCTTCAGCAACCAGATGGTGGTGCTGGACGGCTCGCCCGCGCACACCGTGGGCAGCGATGGCCGCGTGACCTTCACCGCCGCCGGCACGGCCACCGTGCTGCCCGGCTACACCCACAAGATGGGCACCGGCACCTATAGCTACACCATCTTTGCCAAGCCGATGACGGTGCAGGTGGGCGCGCAGTAA
- a CDS encoding phosphoglycerate kinase codes for MNILRFSDLCAQGKAQGQRVFIRADLNVPLNDAGEITEDTRVRASVPCIEMALKAGAAVMVTSHLGRPTEGQFQPADSLAPVAKRLSELLGREVPVVADWVDGVQVAPGQVVLLENCRVNVGEKKNQEALAKKLAALCDIFVNDAFGTAHRAEGTTYGIAQFAPVACAGPLLSAEIDALQKALAAPAQPLVAIVAGSKVSTKLTILEALSHKVDQLIVGGGIANTFMLAAGLKIGKSLAEPDLVPQAKAVIDAMAARGAQVPIPTDVVVAKTFAADAPATIKAATEVADDDLILDIGPDTAKRLAEQLKAAGTIVWNGPVGVFEFAAFENGTRIIAQAIAESKAFSIAGGGDTLAAIAKYGIEDQIGYISTGGGAFLEVLEGKKLPAFEILEKRANG; via the coding sequence ATGAACATTCTTCGCTTCTCCGATCTGTGCGCCCAGGGCAAAGCCCAGGGCCAGCGCGTCTTCATCCGTGCCGACCTGAACGTTCCGCTCAACGACGCGGGTGAGATCACCGAGGACACGCGCGTGCGTGCTTCGGTGCCCTGCATCGAGATGGCGCTCAAGGCCGGCGCGGCGGTGATGGTCACCAGCCATCTGGGCCGCCCGACCGAAGGCCAGTTCCAGCCCGCCGACTCGCTCGCACCGGTCGCCAAGCGCCTGTCGGAGCTGCTGGGCCGCGAAGTGCCCGTGGTCGCGGACTGGGTCGACGGCGTGCAGGTCGCGCCCGGCCAGGTCGTGCTGCTGGAGAACTGCCGCGTCAACGTCGGCGAGAAGAAGAACCAGGAAGCACTGGCGAAGAAGCTGGCCGCACTGTGCGACATCTTCGTCAACGACGCGTTCGGCACCGCCCACCGCGCCGAAGGCACGACCTACGGCATCGCCCAGTTCGCGCCCGTGGCCTGCGCCGGCCCGCTGCTGTCGGCCGAGATCGATGCGCTGCAAAAAGCCCTGGCCGCGCCCGCGCAGCCGCTGGTGGCCATCGTGGCCGGCTCCAAGGTCTCGACCAAGCTGACGATTCTCGAAGCGCTGTCGCACAAGGTCGACCAGCTGATCGTCGGTGGCGGCATCGCCAACACCTTCATGCTGGCCGCGGGCCTGAAGATCGGCAAGTCGCTGGCCGAACCCGACCTGGTGCCCCAGGCCAAGGCGGTGATCGACGCGATGGCCGCGCGCGGCGCGCAGGTGCCGATTCCCACCGATGTGGTGGTCGCCAAGACCTTTGCCGCCGACGCGCCCGCGACCATCAAGGCCGCGACGGAGGTGGCCGATGACGACCTGATCCTGGACATCGGCCCCGACACCGCGAAGCGCCTCGCCGAACAGCTCAAGGCCGCGGGCACCATCGTCTGGAACGGCCCGGTGGGCGTGTTCGAGTTCGCGGCGTTCGAGAACGGCACGCGCATCATCGCGCAGGCGATTGCCGAATCCAAGGCCTTCAGCATTGCCGGCGGCGGCGACACGCTGGCGGCGATCGCCAAGTACGGCATCGAAGACCAGATCGGCTATATCTCCACCGGCGGCGGCGCGTTCCTCGAAGTGCTCGAAGGCAAGAAGCTGCCGGCCTTCGAAATCCTCGAAAAGCGCGCCAACGGCTGA
- a CDS encoding AzlD domain-containing protein, whose translation MMDSWWLFALNCLGLGAITLITRAFFMFPEREVPMPHWLKRGLKYAPLAALAAVIAPELVITQGALIQTLLDARLPAVICATAYYFWKRGILGTIVVGMAVYLPLHIGLGW comes from the coding sequence ATGATGGACTCCTGGTGGCTGTTTGCCCTGAACTGCCTGGGCCTGGGCGCGATCACGCTGATCACGCGCGCGTTCTTCATGTTTCCCGAGCGCGAAGTGCCGATGCCGCACTGGCTCAAGCGCGGCCTGAAGTACGCGCCCCTGGCCGCGCTGGCGGCGGTGATCGCGCCCGAGCTGGTCATCACCCAGGGCGCGCTGATCCAGACCCTGCTCGACGCGCGCCTGCCGGCGGTGATCTGCGCCACGGCTTATTACTTCTGGAAGCGCGGCATTCTGGGGACCATCGTCGTGGGGATGGCGGTTTACCTGCCGTTGCATATCGGGCTCGGATGGTGA
- a CDS encoding Bug family tripartite tricarboxylate transporter substrate binding protein, translated as MQNRSILRRTALACGIALLAAGSAFADASYPNKPITMVIGYPPGGSTDLVGRMVGTELANRLGQPVVIENLGGAGGAIAAQKVAKSAPDGYTIMVGANNELAIARLINKSLKYTIKDFTAIGMVASQPLVLVASQKAGVKNTDEFIAAVAKAPGQTSYGSSGVGTSLHLAGELVKEQGKLQMTHIPYRGVAPLTTDLVGNNIEYGMFVLSSGLPQIQSGKVIALGTTEAKRSAITPNIPALAENPAFKNVDISVWFALMAPPNLPKPIQDKLKKALNDTLASAEFRKKLAATGSVVSDAKLDTDKYIASEIAKYTKIVEFAKIEE; from the coding sequence ATGCAAAATCGTTCTATCCTGCGCCGCACTGCCCTCGCCTGCGGTATCGCTCTGCTGGCAGCCGGTTCGGCCTTCGCCGATGCCTCGTACCCCAACAAGCCGATCACCATGGTCATCGGCTATCCGCCGGGCGGCAGCACCGATCTCGTGGGACGCATGGTCGGCACCGAACTCGCCAACCGCCTGGGCCAGCCGGTGGTGATCGAGAACCTGGGTGGCGCGGGCGGCGCGATTGCCGCGCAGAAGGTCGCCAAGTCCGCACCCGATGGCTACACCATCATGGTCGGCGCGAACAACGAACTGGCCATTGCGCGCCTGATCAACAAGAGCCTGAAGTACACGATCAAGGACTTCACGGCGATCGGCATGGTGGCTTCGCAGCCGCTGGTGCTGGTGGCGTCGCAAAAGGCCGGCGTGAAGAACACCGACGAGTTCATCGCCGCGGTCGCCAAGGCCCCGGGCCAGACCAGCTACGGCAGCTCGGGCGTGGGCACCTCGCTGCACCTGGCCGGTGAACTGGTCAAGGAACAGGGCAAGCTGCAGATGACGCACATCCCCTACCGCGGTGTCGCGCCCCTGACCACCGACCTGGTGGGCAACAACATCGAGTACGGCATGTTCGTGCTCTCCAGCGGCCTGCCGCAGATCCAGTCGGGCAAGGTGATTGCGCTGGGCACGACCGAAGCCAAGCGCTCGGCCATCACGCCGAACATTCCTGCGCTCGCCGAAAATCCGGCGTTCAAGAACGTCGACATCAGCGTCTGGTTTGCACTGATGGCCCCGCCCAACCTGCCCAAGCCCATCCAGGACAAGCTGAAGAAGGCGCTGAACGACACGCTGGCCTCGGCCGAATTCCGCAAGAAGCTGGCCGCCACCGGCTCGGTGGTCTCGGATGCCAAGCTCGATACCGACAAGTACATCGCGTCCGAAATCGCCAAATACACCAAGATCGTTGAATTCGCCAAGATCGAAGAATGA
- a CDS encoding AzlC family ABC transporter permease, with protein sequence MNQRSATGAQAAALAQRALGIARDPAFQLGMRDLSGVSLGIAAWALVTGVAMVKSGMSVWMALFMSFVVYAGSAQLAVLPLMIAGAPLWVVWFTAFCVNLRFVILSSMWRSYFAHLARRHRLALSYFSGDVIFVAFFKRYPGGERSPEQLPYFWGAAATNWTVWQAFSVAGIFLADQVPLSWGLGFAGVLALLGVLYSMLTDRTTWSATGVAAAVAVAAFALPLKLNILAAIAAAVAVGLMMENTERRLREWRAGPAKLRAPDPARGERNPVLPLDDEEPRP encoded by the coding sequence ATGAACCAGCGTTCCGCAACCGGCGCCCAGGCCGCCGCGCTGGCGCAGCGCGCGCTGGGCATTGCGCGCGACCCGGCCTTCCAGCTGGGCATGCGCGACCTGAGCGGTGTCTCGCTGGGCATTGCCGCCTGGGCGCTGGTCACGGGCGTGGCCATGGTCAAGAGCGGCATGTCCGTATGGATGGCGCTGTTCATGTCCTTCGTGGTCTACGCCGGCAGCGCCCAGCTGGCCGTGCTGCCGCTGATGATCGCGGGCGCGCCGCTGTGGGTGGTGTGGTTCACCGCGTTCTGCGTGAACCTGCGCTTCGTGATCCTGAGCAGCATGTGGCGCAGCTATTTCGCGCATCTGGCGCGCCGCCACCGTCTGGCGCTGAGCTATTTCAGCGGCGACGTGATCTTTGTCGCATTCTTCAAGCGCTATCCGGGCGGCGAGCGCAGCCCGGAGCAGCTGCCGTATTTCTGGGGCGCGGCCGCGACCAACTGGACGGTCTGGCAGGCGTTCTCGGTGGCCGGCATCTTTCTTGCCGACCAGGTGCCGCTGTCATGGGGCCTGGGATTTGCGGGCGTGCTGGCGCTGCTGGGCGTGCTGTATTCGATGCTCACCGACCGCACCACCTGGAGCGCGACCGGCGTGGCCGCGGCCGTGGCCGTGGCGGCGTTTGCGCTGCCGCTCAAGCTCAACATCCTGGCGGCGATCGCAGCGGCCGTGGCCGTGGGCCTGATGATGGAAAACACCGAACGCCGGCTGCGCGAGTGGCGCGCCGGCCCGGCGAAGCTGCGCGCGCCCGATCCGGCACGCGGCGAGCGCAATCCGGTGCTGCCGCTCGATGACGAGGAGCCGCGCCCATGA
- a CDS encoding LysR family transcriptional regulator, with protein MQIKWLEDFLMLAQERSFTRAAELRHVTHPAFGRRIRALEAWSGTALVVAGSSPVRLTPAGEAFLETCELMTRTLAQSHEELQTIAGRQAQTILLATGRTLARTIVADWLLRLGPLLQTSPLTVYTRTLHEAVTMLEQDEIHFSLIYHHPAIAVRWDARQFSYVNIASDRLVPVSRANPEGQARHSFAAPGSVPYLAYPHRMALGRLVEDHLSQNPDAPRLQRILECDSADAQYEYVHKGLGVAWLPWSMVHADCKARRLALAGTRNMEVRFDVRMYRAKRRLSAAAEEFWNRVTQR; from the coding sequence ATGCAGATCAAGTGGCTGGAAGACTTCCTGATGCTGGCCCAGGAGCGCAGCTTCACGCGGGCCGCGGAACTGCGCCATGTGACGCATCCAGCGTTCGGACGCCGCATCCGCGCGCTCGAGGCCTGGAGCGGCACGGCGCTGGTCGTGGCCGGCAGCAGCCCGGTGCGGCTCACGCCCGCGGGGGAGGCCTTTCTCGAGACCTGCGAACTGATGACGCGCACCCTCGCGCAGTCGCACGAGGAGCTGCAGACCATTGCCGGGCGCCAGGCGCAGACCATCCTGCTGGCCACGGGCCGCACGCTGGCGCGCACCATCGTTGCCGACTGGCTGCTGCGCCTCGGGCCGCTGCTGCAGACCAGCCCGCTCACGGTCTACACGCGCACGCTGCACGAGGCCGTGACCATGCTCGAGCAGGATGAAATCCACTTCTCGCTGATCTACCACCACCCGGCCATTGCCGTGCGCTGGGACGCGCGCCAGTTCAGCTACGTGAACATCGCCAGCGACCGGCTGGTGCCGGTGTCGCGCGCCAACCCCGAGGGCCAGGCGCGGCACAGCTTTGCCGCGCCCGGCAGCGTGCCCTATCTCGCCTACCCGCACCGCATGGCGCTGGGCCGGCTGGTCGAGGACCATCTGTCGCAGAACCCCGATGCGCCGCGGCTGCAGCGCATCCTCGAATGCGACTCGGCCGATGCGCAATACGAGTATGTGCACAAGGGCCTGGGTGTGGCCTGGCTGCCCTGGTCGATGGTGCATGCCGACTGCAAGGCGCGGCGCCTGGCGCTGGCCGGCACACGCAACATGGAAGTGCGTTTCGATGTGCGCATGTACCGCGCCAAGCGGCGGCTGAGCGCGGCAGCCGAGGAATTCTGGAATCGTGTGACACAACGCTAG
- a CDS encoding succinylglutamate desuccinylase/aspartoacylase domain-containing protein — MSTLQFDLPAPDIGAWRAGNTGTEGVWRFDSGLPGRNVMITSLVHGNELSGAWAVKGLLEAGLRPLQGTLTLVFANLQAFDRFDANAHDASRFTDEDLNRQWSDERMDAADSNERRRAAALRPFVRQTDWLLDLHSMHEPSAPLLLTGVQPRNQLLAKQMGAPTHVVIDAGHKDGTRLRDYGRFGLPDEQAGDSRTLLVECGFHGDPASRDIAQDQCLRFLLASEVIDQAEADRLLPGWRLPDPAPQLALTVTGPVVAKSAAFRFNAPFTGLEHFAKAGTVIGDNDGEPVLTPYDDCVLVMPSVRQARAGVTVVRFARCAPL; from the coding sequence ATGAGCACACTGCAATTTGACCTGCCGGCGCCCGACATCGGCGCCTGGCGCGCGGGCAATACCGGCACCGAAGGCGTCTGGCGTTTCGATTCGGGCCTGCCCGGACGCAACGTGATGATCACCTCGCTGGTGCATGGCAACGAACTCAGCGGCGCCTGGGCCGTCAAGGGCCTGCTCGAAGCCGGCCTGCGCCCGCTGCAGGGCACGCTGACGCTGGTTTTTGCCAACCTGCAGGCCTTCGACCGTTTCGATGCCAATGCGCATGACGCATCGCGCTTCACCGACGAAGACCTGAACCGGCAGTGGAGCGACGAGCGCATGGACGCGGCCGACAGCAACGAGCGCCGGCGCGCCGCAGCGCTGCGCCCGTTCGTGCGCCAGACCGACTGGCTGCTCGACCTGCACTCCATGCACGAGCCCTCGGCGCCGCTGCTGCTGACCGGCGTGCAGCCGCGCAACCAGCTGCTGGCCAAGCAGATGGGCGCGCCCACGCATGTCGTGATCGATGCGGGCCACAAGGACGGCACGCGCCTGCGCGACTACGGCCGCTTCGGCCTGCCCGACGAGCAAGCCGGCGACTCGCGCACGCTGCTGGTCGAGTGCGGCTTCCATGGCGACCCGGCCAGCCGCGACATAGCCCAGGACCAGTGCCTGCGCTTCCTGCTGGCCTCCGAAGTCATCGACCAGGCCGAGGCCGACCGCCTGCTGCCCGGCTGGCGCCTGCCCGACCCCGCCCCCCAGCTCGCGCTGACCGTGACCGGCCCGGTGGTGGCCAAGAGCGCGGCTTTCCGCTTCAACGCCCCGTTCACCGGCCTGGAGCACTTCGCCAAGGCCGGCACGGTCATCGGCGACAACGACGGCGAGCCCGTGCTCACGCCCTACGACGACTGCGTGCTGGTCATGCCCTCGGTACGCCAGGCGCGCGCCGGCGTGACGGTGGTGCGTTTTGCGCGCTGCGCGCCGCTCTAA